Below is a window of Picosynechococcus sp. PCC 7002 DNA.
AAAGAGTGACTAGTTAACTTGCAGGGCTTACTTCTTTTTTTTGCGGATAGGTGAGAAATAATACCCCCACGATCATAATAATTGTTCACATTTGGAGCAATAATCCTGATTTTTACGGGAAAATAGCATTCAAGAGTATCTCCTTGACGAGCCGCGACATATTTCCAATCAAGATTTTTAAGAAAGTCTTTTTTCTCTAGCCATTCCCATAAGTTGATTTAAATCATGCTTTTCTGGCTGTTGTAGATCATGTGAATTAGGATAACGTGTAATACGAATTTCTGAAACTTCAATTGAGCATAGGTATTCATAGATTTTCTCATTAAACAAGTCTCCATTAGTGTAAATTGCTAACTTAACACTGGGTAAACTACCTTTAGCAAAAGAAATTTCTTGTTTTAAGCGAGGATTAGCAAGTGGTTCATTGTAATTATGAAATGCTAGCCAGCCGTCATAATCCACTTCAGTTAGCTGTCCAATCAAATCAGCATAAAGAGACCACTCCATAAGTTCCTGTTGATGCCGATCACGTATTACGGAATTAGGACACCATAAACATGAACGATTACAGTAGCGAGATGTCTCTATCTCAATATAACGAGGCATTAACGTAAACATTTTGATTATTTTTGCTTTCCTATAATTTTTTGGGCAGATTTAACAATAGCATATATATCATTTTCTGCTATGTAAAAACTAGTTTTTTGTTCACTCCCATAGTTTTCATTTGCTTGGCAGACAATCTTTCGGTAGTCGAGTCCTACAAGTTCAGATAACCTCTCATACATTGATGGTTGATAACACGTTGAAAAAAGCTCATAAACCACTGTCTGACTTGGTGAAAACACTAAATTTGCTAGACCCGCCCCATGAACTCCAACTATCATTTTAGCGTTAGAAAACAAAGAAACTTGTTCGGAAAATGTTAACTTAGATAATCTATAAATTTGGAAACCAATAGGCTTAAGAAGTTTAAAGAAATAATCTTCATTTAGAAGTTTTCGCACATGAAGACTATCAGTTCGACTGATATATATCAAATCTACTTTCTGACTATTTGCTGACAATTTGAGAAAAGACTTCCTAAGAAACTTCACAACCCAAGACTGAACCTCATCAATATTAGGATGAGGATGAGTTGTAGCAATAATCTTAATTGCACAAACATGCCTATGTACCTTACTTGTAATTCGTAAACTCGAAGGTATACCAATTGCTTCGAGTGATTCTCGCTGAAAAGGCTGAGTGTCTTCTGGGATCAAATATTTCACATGATCATCTAGTTTATCAATAGCTACTTTTACCATGTATATTCTAGGTAGAGTGTCAAAAAGCCAATGAAAATAATTATTGTTGGCAGCTCCACCTGTAAGTAGACTAATAACAGTACTATTTATTTTTGTTGGGAAGCAATCAATTAAAATCTTTCTGTTGAGAACGAAGTTCTCATGATCTGATAAAATTTTTCTCTCTAAACCGTTACTTGACAAATAAGTACCCAAATATTGCCATGATACACAGGGACACAAGTATTTTCGTGAAATAAAAGTAATATTTGTAAGACGATCTGTAAACACTCGACCACCATTAATACTTACAACTAAATATTCATTTTTATCAAGGTTCACAGAGAATGTTTGAATATAATCACTACAGTTTTTGTAGTCTAAAATTTTAGTCGGAGCATAAATCATAGATAGAGCATTCTTAAAGAAAGAGTGAAAGCTCTTATCTACAACTTTGATTAAATCCAGGAAAAATATTTTCATCTATGATTGCCTATATATTGGGTAGTTTTATTGACGTATAGCGTTCTGCCCATTCATGGAGAGATGGTGAACCTTGCCACCATACCTTTTTTTCTCTATGAACAAATTCCCAGACCATTAAACGATCCTTTAACATATAAATAGGAAATCTTCTCTCAAATCCTGGACGTAGTTTCCTTTTAGCAGCATAAGTTCTAAAAAAGGCGTTAATTAAGTTAGGATTTTTATCTAGGTAAATTGCCATATTTCTGGACAAGTCAGTCTCTCCATCGCCAAAATATGCATCTACTAGATCAAATATACCTGCTACTTTCCAACAATCATTACTCTTCTCTAAAACAACATTATCTTCTTTATAATCTTGCATGACAAAACAAGGTTTAAATGGATATTGCATTGCTTTTATACCTTGCTTTAATAAATTATCAACCCATAGAATATCAACATGAGTGATCTTGGAATATCTTATTGAAAGATCGAGATAATAATAAATTTGATAAAATATCCATTCTTGATATTTTTTATTTAGTTTTTTGATCGACTTAAGTTTTGGATCATAATGGCCAGGAAAATCCCAATATAACTCCTGCATTAAAATAAGGTTTTCACCCATTGCTTTTGAAATTTCTTCTAAATCATTTTCAGTTAACTTATTTTTGACCTTTGGATCAGATAAATTAAGCCCTTTAATTCTGGGCATAATTACGTAGCTCCATCCGAAAATATCATCAGAATAATCTATTAAAAAAGGTAAAGG
It encodes the following:
- a CDS encoding glycosyltransferase family 61 protein produces the protein MIYAPTKILDYKNCSDYIQTFSVNLDKNEYLVVSINGGRVFTDRLTNITFISRKYLCPCVSWQYLGTYLSSNGLERKILSDHENFVLNRKILIDCFPTKINSTVISLLTGGAANNNYFHWLFDTLPRIYMVKVAIDKLDDHVKYLIPEDTQPFQRESLEAIGIPSSLRITSKVHRHVCAIKIIATTHPHPNIDEVQSWVVKFLRKSFLKLSANSQKVDLIYISRTDSLHVRKLLNEDYFFKLLKPIGFQIYRLSKLTFSEQVSLFSNAKMIVGVHGAGLANLVFSPSQTVVYELFSTCYQPSMYERLSELVGLDYRKIVCQANENYGSEQKTSFYIAENDIYAIVKSAQKIIGKQK
- a CDS encoding phosphotransferase family protein; translated protein: MSIEFSNRLGLISELQLQAALAHFNLGDFIKAEPILFGNFRQNLYLTSTKGEYVLRGVPHTPWQFEHEKFFYKLLFEKTKVPVPLPFLIDYSDDIFGWSYVIMPRIKGLNLSDPKVKNKLTENDLEEISKAMGENLILMQELYWDFPGHYDPKLKSIKKLNKKYQEWIFYQIYYYLDLSIRYSKITHVDILWVDNLLKQGIKAMQYPFKPCFVMQDYKEDNVVLEKSNDCWKVAGIFDLVDAYFGDGETDLSRNMAIYLDKNPNLINAFFRTYAAKRKLRPGFERRFPIYMLKDRLMVWEFVHREKKVWWQGSPSLHEWAERYTSIKLPNI